In the genome of Deinococcus multiflagellatus, the window GATGTTCTTCGTGGTGGGCGTGTAGGTCTCAGCGGGGTTGCGCACGTGGCCCAGGTGAATCGGGAACTTGGTGGTCCCGTCATAGAAGGGGCTGTCCTTGTCCGGCACGTACAGGCGGTACCCGCCGACGAGGTCAATGGACTTGGCGTCCAGCACTTTCGGGTTCTGCGTTTTGGCGAGGTCGTACATTTCAGACTCCTATGGCGCGCGTCTCAAAGGTGAGGACGAGGCGCGCGTGGTCCTGCTCTTCAAACGTCTGGCGGGCAGTGAACGCGAAGGGAGTGGGCTGCACCGGCGTGCTGGCGAGCGCGCGGCGCACCTGATCGGCAATGGGGTTGGCCAGGGCCAGGGTGGGGGCCATGACGTCGATCTGCAGCTGGCCCAGGTCCAGGGCGCCGGTGTGGAACGTGCCCTGAGGGTGGTACAGCTGCACATAGCCAAGGGGTGAGCGCTGCTCGAAATACACCTGCAGGCCGCTGCGACCCTCGTCCAGCGGGCGGCCGTCGCTGTCGGTTTCCTGCCAGTCGGCCGGTTCCAGCACCTGACGGGGCTGGAGAAGGGGAACGCCTTCGGGCAGGGCGGCGCGCAGGCAGGCTGTGATCTGGTCCAGCACGCTTCACCTCCGGATGATGCACAGGGCCCGGCCCATGTCGGTGAAGTCATCGCGCTGGCCCCAGCTGCGCACTTCCAGGCGGCCCCCGTCCCACCGCTCCTGCAGGAATGAGCCTTTCGGTGGCCGCGTGACGGTCGGGTCGACCGTGAGGATGCGGATGTCGCGGAAAGGCACGTCCTCCGCTGTGGCGAACGCCTGGGCAGCGGCCACTTCATCACGGCTGCCTTCCACCGGATCTTTCACGCTAAACGTGCAGGGGTACAGGGTGGTGCGGCTGCCCTGCGTGTGTTCGAACGTGCCCTCGTGCCGGAACATCAGCGACGCGTTCCGGCGAATGGCCTTCGCTGCCTGCGCGCGCTTCCGGTCCAGCCGGGGGTCTGCGCGCCGGGTCACCGCAGCCCCCACTCCGCGAACTCAGGCTCCGGGTTCGCCTGGCCCACCTGGGCGACCGGCGTGACGGGCGCGACCAGACCAGCTTCCGTCTCCGCATCCTTCAACCAGCCCTGGAGCAGATTCACGCGCGCCATCACGTTTTTCTCGGTCGTGATGCTCCCCTCCGCGCGGAACTTGTCATCCTCGCCGATCAGGATCTGGATCACGGCCTTCAGGGCCAGCACCCGCACGTGCGCCCGCCGCTGCTGAAGACTGACCCCCTCTCGCTCGCTGGCCAGCTCCACCCAGAGATCCACCAGATTCTGGTAGGCCGTGGGCTCCAGATTGAAGTCTGCAGCGGTCAGGTGCTGCTCCCCGTGCAGGCGGCGCACCATGTCCGACCCGGTCAATTCCGGGGCGGTCACGGCTCAGCCCTCGGCCGACTTGAAGTGCGCCTCAACCAGGGCCACGATCTTCGCCGCCTCCTCGTCCGTGATGCCCTCAATTGCGGTGAGCTGCTTGGCCGGGCGGCCGCGCAGGCTCTCGTAGGTGGTCAGGCCCATCTTCGACAGGGGGCCACGCCTCAGGAAGTTACCGGGTAGATCCGTCCCCTGCGCCGTGCCGTACAGGGTCTCGAAAGTTTCCACGCGCTTTTTCAGGGCGTCGCGGTCCTGCAGCACGCGGGCAATCACGGCGGCTGGCTTGGGGGGCGTGGCGGCGGCGCGTTCCTCGTCCGAGTACTCGCCCTGCAGGGCCGTGGCCACCCCGGTCAGTTCCGCCTGCAGCTTCTCGTCGCCCGAGCCAGCGCCCGCCTGCAGATTTTCGACCTGCTGCTGGAGATCGGACGCGGTGCGCTGGTGCTGCGCCGCCGTGCTGTTTGCGGCCTGCAGGTCCCCCTGCAGCGTCGCAATCCGGCTATCCCGCTCTTTGAGGCTGGCGCGCAGGTCCACTGTTTCGCGGGCGTCCCGCCTGGCCTGCTCCAGTTCCGCGCGCAGGCCAGCGAGTTCCTGCGCGGCTTTCTGCGCTTCAGCGCGGGCGGCGGCGGCCTCCGGGTTGCGGCGGCGCTCGATCTCCTCAGGCTCGGCGAGGAATCCCTTGTTCAGGTACTCGCGCGCTTCTTTCACCTGCGCTTCGTTGTCAGGGTCCACGTCGTAGGCCTGCCCCGGCTGGAGGAACGTTTGACGGGACTCCACCCACAGCAGAGCGGTGGTCACAAGCTGCTTGGGCAGGGCCGAGCTTTTATTGGTCATGGGATACCTCAAAGGACGCCGCCCTGATCACGTCAGACCAGGGCGGGGAAGGGGGCGATTGGACGGTGCGAGTTACTGCTGGAGGTTGCTGTTGCCGCTGGCGATCAGGATGCCGGTCTTGTCCGACACCGCCGCGCCCAGGGCGTCCAGAACCTTCACTTCAAAGATCATCTGGCTGAACGACCCACTGTCGAATTCGACGGTTTCCGCGATGCGGGTCAGGGTGCGGGGCCCACCCTCAAAGCCGCGCAGCACCGCGACTTCCACGGGGGTGGTGCCGCGCGCCACCGCAATCCAGTCGTTGATGTTGTGGCCGGGGTAGTCGTCCACGCCCATCAGCGTCAGAATTTCCTCGCCGTGCACCGTGGCCGCCCGGTAGACCGGGTTGGCGGTGGGCAGCTGCTGGGGGTTGCCGGCAGCGTAACCGACATAGGCCAGCTGCTGGCTGGCCATCGCGGTGTCAGCGGTGCCCACGTGCCCAATTGGCACGAACAGGTCCGTCAGGGCGCGCGCCACGGGGCGGCCCTGCGCGTCAAGCTGGTTGGCCAGGTAACTGCGCACCGCGTTGATGTTGCTGATGTTCGGCCCCAGGCCGCCGTTGGGCAACGGGAGGCGGTTGGCCATCCGCCGGATGGCGTCCACCACCGCCCACGCGCGGGTGCGCGCGGCGGCCTGGCCCAGCTCGTACATGGCGTCCTGAAATTCGCCCAGCTTGTCCTTCTGCAGGGCTTCCCAGGTCAGGGCCAGGGCCAGCTCGTACTTCGCCACGCTGTAGAACTCACCCTGCCCGACCCAGCCGGTGTACTCCACGTTCGCGCCTTCCGCCACGAGGGTCAGGAAGCGGTTGAGCAGGTTCACGCCGCCGCGTGCCCGCACCGGGTTGAAGTCCTCCACGGTGCGGCGGCGCACGATGTCGAACAGGTCGGTCTGGAAGGGTGGCAGGTTCTCGCGCCGCACCGCGTCGCGCGCGGCCGCGATGCCGTACGCGAGGTCGCTGCTGGTCATGGCCTCGACCACCCGCATTTCCGCCCGGATGCCGCGCAGATCGGGAATCAGGCTCTCGTACGTGCGCATGGCGGCGGCGTAGGCCTTGTCATCGCTGGTCCGCAGCTTGCGGCCCTCGGCGATTTTCTCGCCCAGCAGGGTGCCGAAGTAGCCCTCGTAGAACTTGCGGATGCAGCTCATGGCGAGCACCGTGGCGGTCAGGTGGTTCGCCTGCTGGGTCAGGTTCCCGGTGCTGGGGGTCACACCGGTGCTTTCGTAGAAGCGCCGGGCCTGGCCGGTGCGAACGGCGTCCAGCATCTTATGGCGCAGGGTTTCAAATCGGGACATGGTGCCTCCTGGGGCAGGGGAGAGGGCGGGCAACGCAAGACGGCGGCCCCTGAGGAGGCCGCCGTCCCGTTCCGAATGGGGGTTAGCTGTTGTACCGGACGCCGACCATGTCGCGGGGGAAACGCCACCCCACGAACAGGTTCCCGCCCTCTGTGCCGGTGTAGGTGCCGTCCGGGGCCTGATACACCTTGCTCCAGAGGGCGATGTCATTCGGCAGGGTGCCGACCCTGATGGCCATGCCCACGCCAGGGAAGTAGGTGGTGGCTTCGCCGGCGCGCAGGCCTGCCGCCGCCTGGCCCGACGCAATGGTCTCGGCCGTGGCGCGGGGCGTGCGGGGAATGCCGAAGAACCCGGCGTTGCCCAGGGCGATGGGGTGGCCCTGGCGGGCGTTGGCGGGCACCTGGACAGCCAGGGCAATGCCGATCCCGTCGTCGCTTTTGAAGGGTGGAACAAACGGCGTCGTGGTGGGGAATGTGCTCATGCTGAACTCCTGTGGGGGAGAGGGTTGGTGCCTGTGGCAGTCGCCACGGCTTAGTGCAGATCGAAGTCGCTGGCCAGGTCCATGAAGCTGTTGTCAGCCGGTACCGGCACCGTGCGGGGCGCACTGGTGTCACCAGCGGGCACCTGCACGCCCCCGCGACTTTCGCGGCTCAGGTAGTCCCAAGGCCCGGGCGTGGGTGCGGAAGCAGGCGTGGCGAGGTGCTGCGTGAGGTGGCGGCGCTGGGCGATCTGCCCTTCAATGAAGGCGTGCGCGGTCGCCGTGTCGGTGGCCGCCCGGGCGCCGCGCATCAGATCGGCGCGGAAGGTGGCGTCCATGTCCACGGCCCCTTCCCCTTCGCCGAAGGTGCCCACGGTGGGCAGGTTGGCGCGCAGCAGGGCCGTTTCCACCATGCGGTCACGCTCACTGTCACGCAGCTGGCGCTCCAGGGCCGCGATCTGGCCCTGCTGGACCAGCAGGGTGTTTTCCAGCGTGCTGTTGCCGCGCCCCGCCGCGTTTTCCTGCGTGTTCTGCGGGGTGGGCTGCGGAGCAGGCTGGGGCGCGGGCTGCGGCGCCGGGGGGGCGTTGGGCCCGGCGTTGCCCGGGGTGGCGGGCTGGGCCGGGGTGGTGGGCGTGCCGCTGGCCGCCGCCGCCTGATCGGCGATCTGCTCCAGCGCCATGTAGTACTCCGGCGCGTGCTCTTTCTTAACCTGCTCCAGGGTCTTGCCGTGCTTCTCGCACAGCGCTTTCAGAATTGCGTGCATCTTGCCCTCCTGTGGGCGAATGGGCGCCGGCACGTCCAGGTCGTCGGGGTCAAACGCTTCTGACGCTTCGGTGCGTGCGCGGCCACCGATGTTGCTCGGGTCGGAAACGTAGTCGATGGAGTTGTACCGGTAGTCGTCCTGCACCACCGGAATGAGCGCGTCCGGGTCGTAGTAGTTCGGGTCCAGCTCCGACGCTTTCTTCCAGACGGCGGAGCCGTACCCGTTCGTGCTGATGCCGACGCGAATGCCACTTTTCAGCAGCCCTTTGATGTCGCTGCCCACAGCCGTGTCGACGATCTCGCCTTCCGCCACGACCATGTCCACCTTCCGGGTGGTGCCACTGCCGACTGGCCACTCGATTTCCCGGCCTTCCTCAATGGTCAGGCCCGTCCATTTCGTGGCGATCTTCTGCATGCTGCCGCGCACCGGCTCCCACCACTCCGGGTGGTCCATCAGCGCCCACAGGCCACCGTCCTCCATGTCCGGCCCCGCTGCGGCGTTGGCCGCCTCGTAGCAGGACCGGGGGTAGTACCGGCCGTTGCGGTTGATGATGTCGCAGATCGCGACGTCTGCCTTAACCAACGTGACCATCACGCCGTCGCGCACTTCTTCGGTCAGGCGGGCCTTGACGCGCAGGGGCACGTCCTCGTGCAGGCTGACGTTCTCGGCCTTCTGGCCTTCCGCTACACCCCGCGCCTGCACCCGCTCGAGCGTCACCACGGACTTCGGCGGGCGGAGACTGCGGCGGGCGGTGGTGGGCGCCTGGCCGGCCGCTTCCATCAGGTGCAGGGTGGCCGCTTCAGTGCAGGGCGAACGGTTGCTGGGGTTCATGTCAGACCTCCTGTGGGGACTCGGGGGCGGTGAAGAGGGTGAGCCGCAGCTGCAGGGGACTTCGCCACTGCGGCTGCACGCCGGTCGCCGTGATGCGCTCATGCAGGGTTTGCAGCTGCTCGGCCGACGCGGCACCCCGGTAGGGGGTGAGGTCCACGTCGTGTTGCAGGTGCAGCCGCGTTTCGCGGGCCTTGCGTACGTCGTCCGGGGTCAATTCCCCCAGCAGCTCTAGGTCCTCGACCGGCACAGCCGGGTCGTACAGGCGCCGCGTGTTGATGCAGGTCTGCACGATCGCCTCAGCAGTGTCCGGGAAACTCAACGGTTCATCCTTCACGCAGCACCTCCGGGGGCGTGTGGTCGTTCTGTTCGCGTCTGGGCTTGCGTTTCGGGCGCGGGCCACTCTCGTGCACGTCGGGTGTGCCGTCCGGGAGCGGCGCGGGTTCACGCAGGATCGTCGGCGGGGTCGGGTGCGGGGTCTTTGGCATCGTCATCACCTCCTTTGCCCGCCTTGGCGTTGGCGGGCGGCGTGTTTGTGGTGGCCGCGCTCTTGCCGAACGGCAGGCCCCGCGCGGCGAGCTGGCTTTCCTCGACAGCCGGGTCGAAGCCCACGCTGGCGGAGAGTGTTTCGGGGCTGGCCCAGTTCTCTTTCGAGGCAGCCTGGGCACGCTTAAGCAGCACCTCCAGGCTTTCCTGGGAGATGTTGGGGAAGCTCCAGTTGATCTCGATCAGATCGGCGGGCACCCGCAGGCGCTTTCTCCGCCGCCCGGCGCCCTGCCCCTCGTAGCGGTACGTGGTGTACAGCTTGTCCGGGCCGTAGCGCCGCTTGAGCTCCATACGGAAGACGCGGTCCAGCCAGGCGCGGCCCAGGCCCTGGCGCTGCTGGCCCAGGCGGATGGCGGGGGTGTTCATCTCACTGGCAGTGGCCCGGTTGGCGTTGTTGCCTTCGCCCAGCCAATGCTCGGGCAGGCCGCCCAGGGCGAGGCCCACCATGCGCAGGAACGTGCGCTGGTCGTGCGCCGCCTCCGTCGCGCCCCGGGCCGGGTGCGGGAATTCCAGCTTCTCGGTGAAGCCGTCGTACCGCCGGCCTTCGGCATCCTGCCAGCCGGGGCTGGTGACGAGGGGGAACACCCCACCCCGCTCCGGAATGGCAGCAAACGCGCGCCGCTTGGCGTTCCACTGGCTCATCCCGCCGTCCGGCCGGCCCTGCGGGTCCGTGCCCGCTGGATTCATCGCGGCGGTGTACACGGCGATGATGCGCTGCTGCACCTCGTGCAGGTTCAGGCGGTTGTTCGCCATTGCCACGTACGCCACGGCGGCGTGCGCGGCGCCCAGGGCGATGGGCCAGCCCCGCGCGTCGTTGTACATCGCGTCGAAGGCCGTCCAGCTGAACTCGCCGGCTTCCCAGGTGCGGAAGCGGCCGGGGCCGTCGCTGACGCGCACACGTGTGGCCATGTCACTGGCCACCGCGCCGCGCCTCGTGTCCCAGTCCAGCAGCACCTCGTTTACATCCAGGAAGGCGATGCGGGCGGGCATGTTCGGGCCCGGGTCATCGTCCCCGGTGGGGAACACCGTGGCGTTCTCACCGTCCAGGTACAGCTCGGTAAGGAAGCGGAAGGTGAAGAGTTCGCCCAGGCTGTTCGCCTGCCAGAACTGGTCCAGCGCCCGGTTCACATCCTTGTCCTCGTGTGGGGCGTAGGTGAAGTGGTCCCCGGAGAGGAAGGCCGTGACCAGCTGGATGGCGCCGCGAAACAGGGGATTGGGCATGAAGTACAGGGCGCGGCACAGCTGGCGGGCGTGGTGCCGGTTGCCGCCGTACGGGCCGTTGGCCATGGCCGGGTCAGCGTAGGTCCAGCCCCCGGTGTGGCCGGGCGTGACCCCAGCCACCACGCCCAGGCCGGGCAGATTCATGTGGCCGCCCGGCACGAGGGGCGCGGCCTGCGCGGTGCTTTCCGTCTGGCTGCTTACGGGGTGTCCGTCAGGACCAAGAATCAAGTTCGTAGTCATCACCTCCTTGGGGATCTGGAATGGTGGCGGCTGCCGCAGCCACCCAGTTCTGGGGGGCTTCCGGCTCGGTGGGGGGCGGCGCGAAGGCATAGATCAGGGCTTCGGCGTGGTTGGGCGACTTGCCCCCCTCGCCTTTCCGTGCGTCCCCGCCTTTCTTGTTCACGGTGAGCTTGTCGCTGGTGCCCACGCGGCTGTAGGTCGCCTGGGACAGTTGCGACATCAGGGTGTTCAGGTCCTCGCCGGCGGGCAGGTGCGCGAGGCTGATGCAGTCCTCGTCCAGGTGCGGGGCGCCCTGCTCCATCCGCTCCCAGGTGCGTTGGAAGCGCAGGCGAAGGCGCCACCAGCATTCGGTGGCGAAATTGGCGAAACGAAGATTTGCGGGCGTCTGGGAGTCATCGTAGACCGTGCGGCTGGGCTTGCCGCCGTTGAAGACCCCCCGCACCTGGTAGGTCCGGTCGGTGCGGCGGGCGACCGTCGCGGCGATCGCGGCACCCACGCCGTTGCGGTCGTATTGCAGCAGATCCACGCCGTCGCGGGTGGCGAGTTCGTGCGTTTCCTGCGGCGCTTCCTCCGAGTTGAGCGCCTGCATGCGGGTGACGGCCGGGCCTGCGCGGCTGGCGTACGTGGTGGCGTCTGGTCCGGTGTCGCCCACGTCCAGGCCTGCTGTGAGGGGCAGGGTGCCCTCCAGCTTGAGCGCCCGCGCCGCCTGCACCCATGCGCCGAGAATGATCTGGTTTTTCGTCTCAGCGTCGTAGCTGATGTCGACTT includes:
- a CDS encoding phage major capsid protein; protein product: MSRFETLRHKMLDAVRTGQARRFYESTGVTPSTGNLTQQANHLTATVLAMSCIRKFYEGYFGTLLGEKIAEGRKLRTSDDKAYAAAMRTYESLIPDLRGIRAEMRVVEAMTSSDLAYGIAAARDAVRRENLPPFQTDLFDIVRRRTVEDFNPVRARGGVNLLNRFLTLVAEGANVEYTGWVGQGEFYSVAKYELALALTWEALQKDKLGEFQDAMYELGQAAARTRAWAVVDAIRRMANRLPLPNGGLGPNISNINAVRSYLANQLDAQGRPVARALTDLFVPIGHVGTADTAMASQQLAYVGYAAGNPQQLPTANPVYRAATVHGEEILTLMGVDDYPGHNINDWIAVARGTTPVEVAVLRGFEGGPRTLTRIAETVEFDSGSFSQMIFEVKVLDALGAAVSDKTGILIASGNSNLQQ